The sequence TGTTCTCTTAAAAGTCATGTGATTTCTGAACGTGTTTAAAAGCCTGGAAAATGGACTAAAATGTAGGACTGCTTCAGAAAAACCATCACTGAAAAGGTTAAAAAGACTAACCAATATGACGCTCAAAATGAggaaacaattttcaaaaatcGTCAAGAGTGTAAAGGCATGTTACAcaaaatggaagtaaaaatggtaaaaagttttcatatttatttattgttttatttgcaattttattacACTGTTGGTTCCCCAATTCATATACTTTATGAACCAATTATGTTTTATggaaaaatactgttaaatagcAATTAGAACAGATTCTGAATGTAAGTTGTCTGGTCATTCTCAGAAAAATCATagtatcaacagtaaaaatggcATAGTCATATTGCAATGAAAAATGCCCACTCACCAAACCCACAGAATGCTTATAGTACTTGCTTTGATAACTCAGATTCATACTTGAAATACAGATAGTAATTTCAACGGAACAATTTTATGATGCAAACTGTACTATTATTTTAGCATAGTTTATTGgccataatttaaaaataggtTATCTGTGACAAGTAGATCTTATTAGTTAGCGTGATCGACTGTAAAACAAAGGATTTGGCCGCTTTAGAAATACTTTCATTTGAGATGTACTTATGCATGATATTCTGCATGAAGACAAATTATGCTTAACATATGCCCAAAATCATAGTATCTCAGACATTAATTCATGATCAGTAAGAGTTGCTtattacattcaaatattaacatttcAAAGGAATGAATGATTCATTTAATCCAAactgaatatgaaagcaggaTCAGCCTTCAccaacatacattaaaaaaacaaacaaacaaaaaaaaaaaactgcaagaaaATATCATGTAAACTCCTTGCACTAAAGCCTTtcttaacaaatcattttttccattattattatttatgaaaacaatcaaaaaagaaaaaaaaaaaaaactttagcatTAGGTATAAGAATGcaagtatttaaattaaaaaagttaaatcttGAAAATGTCTTCCAGGTAGTAACATCCAACATAactgaatgaaaaatatataatatataaagtcttGGGTTATTTACAAAGATAATTACTGAAGAATACAAAATGAGGCATACATCTTGGATCAATTTTTGAACACATCAAGATTTGTATTTGCAAgggataaataatacattaaaaaggcACTATTATGAGGGTGGAAGAAAAGCCCAAATCAGAAGGTGCTCAACcatgcacaaaaaaagaaaaagaaagaaaaaatactaaCTCTGATCTCCCTGCTCTTAAACTAAATAGAATTTGCATATACAATTCTTTcccttaaaacatttctttacattaCATAGTTAAATGTCTGAAAAGGGTTATATGTTGCATCTTGTTTAAAGTCCCTCAGTAGTGTGTACTACTCTGTTCTTATAACCCACTCTCTTTTCTCAGTTCTCTTATATAAAagattttataatacattttattaacttcACACTACTAATACTGAATTTACAAACAGCATTCTTTCATTTAAGCTGCAGTTTAAAAATATGCTAGTTTTGCTTGAGCGGGTGAGAAATGGACAAAAACGGATCAGGGTAACACAAGAAACAGTCATACATGGTTGAGCTTTTTGCTTAAAAAGTCAAAACAAGCTTGATTGTATTTTCAATGAAATACTGTTTTCACTCCTAAAATATTTAGGTAATGAACTATTCTAGACTGAATTTGTATGCAAGACAACAAGAGTTTGAACAGAAGGCTAAGAAGATTCTTATACCTGTAGCATGCTTTTAGAATTCTAAACAATTACACTTAAAATTTCAACACAGGAAAAGGTGGGCACAACCTttacaagaataacaaaaaataccaaaaaaaaacaaacaaaaaaaaaaaaacacacatggataatttaacaatatatttgaaatatggGAGGCCAATACAAGAAAAGCTATCATGAGCAACAGGTGGCTCAAAAGGCATGGTGCTATTTGTATCAACCCCCAATCCCcagaaggggggaaaaaaaaaatacaagggaaaaaaaaaagatgagagaAAGGACAAAGCTTTAAAACATGCAGAAACATACCAATGAGGGGGGTGGGGGTGGCATAAAGAACACAAAAAGGATCAAGAGAAGGCAAGAAAGCGTTGCAAGGACACACATTATGTCTTTTAGATtgtaatttgatgttttttttctgttcaatatTTAAATTACAGTTCCATTTTGActcagtgttgcatttttgaaaacattctcagtatgtaatatatttttgatGTCACACCACAGCTGTACTGGGCTCTGGTGtccattctttttttaatatattttttaaactagtATTTTTTAGTAACATTatacttctttttctttacatGTTCCGGTTCACAGGTGTGACATAATTGCGCGGAAACATTCCTGTCAGCCCATGACAAGCACCCTTCCACCAGTTTGGATCAGAGTTATCCAACACTTGAATAAAATCTCCCCGACGAAAGCCAAGCTCCCCATCTTCCTGTGGGTCGAAGTCAAATAATGCTTGTACATATGTTggatgctgcaaaaaaaaaaaattaaaaaaaaaagtcaatatatAAAGCcttgaaaaatgaatttaatgtaaatattaaaaaaagttgaCATCACTGACACAGAGGAAAGGGACAGCGGTACTAGCttctgttccatccatccattttctaaccctctgaatccgaacacagggtcacgggggtctgctggagccaatcccagccaacacagggcacaaggcaggaaccaatcccgggcagggtgccaacccaccgcaggacacagacaaagacacccacacaccaagcacacactagggccaatttaggatcgccaatccacctaacctgcatgtctttggactgtgggaggaaacccacgcagacacggggagaacatgcaaactccacgcagggaggacccgggaagtgaacccaggtgtccttactgcaaggcagcagcgctacccactgcgccaccgtgccacaacATTTGTTTTGCTGGTAATTTCTTTTCTAGTCCAAATACATGtcattttttaagcacaaaaaaaaacacaatgaatcCTTAATGACCCAATAGCTTACAAAAGATGTTTTGATTGCTCCAAATGAATGCGTAACTACATAAATCTAGTGATCTctgtaaaaagaaatattttattgtgtttactGCCTAGCTGAAAATAACATTGTTGGAGAAAATAAAAGGTATAAGATTTTGGAAATAtgctggaaatttaaaaaaaaaaaaggaaaaaaaaaaaaagaaaaagaaaaatcgggAGTGTGCTCCCATAGACTTTCCTGAATACTGAGACAgagaaaaggtcatcagaaccacttccagttacacaatatttctcaaataacaTCTCTTTGTTTCACATAATAACTAATTGACAATATCGATAACAcaatcatttatttctatttataatcaaactttatattaaaattatattttcacatttagggaggtcgaaaacagtggtggaattttttcatgattacatatgcattacctagattacatgcaaagtaaaaagtTAGTCACCTAAAAACTTAGTATTACATaattatttgttgcaataaattgctataggtaaaactacATTTAGCtatatttaattatgataatgatggcggaaataaattaaaaaatcataaaattaaatgtattacctgGAACGGTACAAGGACGTAGCAGCTTactgttcccattacatctttatatttaaatgGCATGTTCAATCTTTACatattattgttaaactgatgatgtgtaacttaaaattaataataattgttgAAAGAATGTGTTCTATTGAATGCAGTTTTGAAtaatttttacacatttaaatttttatgaGAGAAAAAATGTGGATGGGTGCTTAAATTAATATTTCCAGCTGAGTAACTTTTCTCAAATTTCAACGCTATGTTTTAAtcataaatatctatacaaaatttgaatcatctatctgtagttataaccatagtttacttgaaaattcacaaaagtattcagttaaagtatcaGAAGTGGCCCAATTTCCTTATTTTTCACATAAAGCgggtgtacaaaatctcactgACCTACTGTAGGTCAAAGCGGTTTgggttattgtgtttacacacacacacacaatttgaaaaatggtattttcagactcaaggTGGTccaaaacatcaagattcatcaaaaatgaggtcaaattttttcacgattcctatactttctctatactatgtatacaagaaagtaaaaagtaacTGAAAAAAAGAAGTGCATTTGAAATTATGACCAGGTGtatattagttaaaaaaaaaaaaaaaaaagacaggttAGAAACAATAGAATGCTCCTTTAATTAAGATGATTTTGTAAGACAACAATTAAGTGAATCTAGCATTTACCTGGGGAACTTGTTCAATGTCACGTAAAAATATCTGTTGATTTCGGGAGACTGAAGTAGATCTGTGGTAATCAACCAGCTCATTGAGTGAATTGAACTTGACAACCCAGAGGAAGTACTTCCCAGCACCGTCACGAAGAACTTTAAAATGTTGGACATCATTTCCAAACCTTGATGGGAAAATGTATCCAGAATTAGTTACCACAGAACAGCTTGTGTTTTTATCGCAAAACAAGTTATCAAACTATTGCATAAATACCAGAACATATAATTAAGTCATTCTCAATTTTGCAAAGATAAATAAAAGCTAAAAGCAATCAATAACAAAAGGTAAACTGACAGAAGACAGACAGAAACAAACATCagtaaaatgacataaaacaaatagcaaatatgaaaaaaaaaaatgacaatgacataAGACATTGTTCATGTTAGTGCCCAATGCAGCTGGGACAGGCCATCTCCCCCAAATGAGTTAGAAAATGGGCAGATGGATGCGTAAGAAATGTTTGGTAACCAAGAGAAGAAAATTAAGTGAATGAATTGTGTGATGGTGCCAACCTCCATGGCACTTCATTCACATATCAAACAGTTTCAAAGGTTATCTATACCACCTTCTTTTACAATCCATTTATCAGAATGTGTTCCACAACGGAGACCATGTCTCGCCTCTATGTTTTAATACTGAAATCCTTCAATAAGATTTTTTGGAagatgcaaaaatgtaaaattatagaaTATCTCCAAACCTCAAATTAGCTTGGCAGATTTCACGGTACTCTATCATACACAGGATCGCTTAAAACCTTTTGAGAAGCTGCATCAAGGACAAGTTAAACCAAATATTCCAGAGAGTTTGGatctctttattttcatttgccaTCACTGGTTCACAAAGTAACCCATAGCCCTTGCACTTCATACCATCTTTGCAAACATGGATAATAGAATCGGCCATGACAGAGTACTGTTTACAGGCTACAGTTCAGTAATCATTTGATTTTGCCATTTCATTAAAGCTAAACACCAAGCTCCTAGATGTGGGATTTTAGTGTCTTCCTCTACATCACACAGTGAACTTCAACACAAGCATCCTATAGAGTAGTTTGTGGCGCTCAATTTTGTACAATGTTTTCCTATGGTTGGGAACAGACACAGCTCAAACTCCTTTAATAAATTAGTTCATACCACCATTCTTGGTAGGCCTGACCACCAACCACAATGAGATGTCTTACTTTCTCTGTGAACAGTCATACCAAAACAACTCTCTTCTCCATAATGttagtaaaaccaaaaaaaaagaggtGATCATGGATATTGGGGAAACTGGGAACTGACCTTACCAACGTTTACAATCAGAAGGGATGCTACTGACAAGTTTTGGCTAAGGTAAGCAGAAACCAATTTGGCAATTGTCAGGAAGGCAAATCATACTTAAAGCATTCAACAGATAAGGGAAGTCAAAATGCCTCTATGATTGAGAACTTCTATAGGTTCAAAGTAGAATGTGTCCTTATTGGCTGCATTATATTCTGGCAACACAAGTGCTCAGTCCAGGACTCAAACATTACTGGGGATGTAGTTGACTCACAGCTCCCTCCTGTTCAAGATATACAGTTTAAGATAGGTTGGTTAGAACTATTAAGGATCTAAAATCATCCAGCAGAgacttgttttttccttttatttctagAGAACAGCACAAGACATTATCACTGTCTTGACTACCTTTTAATTCTGAAGTAATAAGAATATTCAACAGATACTCACAGTGACATCTGATAGAGGTGTACCCACACAGTGGAGCTGTATAAAAGAAGGGACAGAGCAGACTGCACTAATGGAGACTCTGTTATTTTGACGTGTACAGTATGCTACTGGAAATGCTCTATCAGTCTATAGTAGCCTGTGTGatgttctatgctgtggtctcctggggaagcaacttgagctcaaaagaaacaACAACGCCTGAAAAAACGTGTCAGGAAAGTCTATGTCATCACAGGATGAACCCTGAACACACTGGAAActgctgtagaaaaaaaaaaaaaaggactgtggcaaaattggatgccatcatgaaaaatcccctacacaaggtgctctcttggagcactttgaATCAACGGATCAATCTACTATAGTGTACTAAAAAGCACCTCTGGGGGGTATTTTCTGTCCAGTGCAAATGTAAAAGTGAGCCtttttgtcacaaaaaatgttaaattgctGCCGACCATACTGTTAGTACAGCTTAGTTATACACTTTAtaggtaaaataaaaatttcaggcAAGAGTGAAGATTAGTAGGCTCCAAAGCATAGATACGTAACTCTGAAGGCTTACTTTATGGAACAGAGATGCCAAAGAATGATGGGATATGTGCATTctataagtatatactgtatattgcacgaTGAATGTTAGTTATGCATGAAAATCTAAAAGGGGTAGGCATCCCTCCTAGAATTATCACATTGTCTTGGTAAAGCAGCTTGCTTATAATAGCTATCTTTAGAACTGTGTTTTTAGGTGATttctgctgcttttaactttataCTTGGTAAATTAGTCAAAGGAGAGAGGCCAAAGATGAAACAAGAAAATGATTCATAGACTCTTGCCTGAGCAGGGATACAAGGATCCACTCCTAAAGCTAGGCCCAAGGACTATGTTCATCAGTTATAACCTGGAGGCTGGGTGACCAAAGTGACCCAGATAGACTCTGCACATAAACGCTGAAGGAAGCCAGCATGTGGGCTAACCATTCACAACATAGAGGGTAAGAGTTGGGTGCAATGCCCAACAAGCAACTGGTAACAGAAGGACAGACGCTAGCATGCAACACCTCATTAAAGCCAACCCTCAGGATGTGGAACAACTTTCTAGCGAGGAAAGGTACCAGAGTTTGCATGGGAGGGTGAATAAATACCTGTTTGATTTAAGTGACTTAGCCTACTACACATCAGCAGCTCTGGGGCCACACTTTGGAGTACTAAAAAGTTGTCTCTCTTTTATATTATCTGGGGTTGCCTCATTGGAGAGGTTTTCTGAGCAAGTGACAAAATATTCACAACCCCGCAGCTGGAACTTGTACCAAATGGGCGATACAGTCACATCAATTTAACGTTTTCCTGCAGAAAGGGAAGCTATGACTACTGTCTGcatgcaagtttaaaaaaaaaaaaaaagtcaaggatttttatttttaggaatAACACAGGGGCACAGTCTTCCCTAAAGGGGAatgattttaactttaaaataaaaagaaatacaacacCCAATAATTCAGAATTTAATTGCAATACTTTATACTTGTGTTTCAGCATAAtaattgtgatttttgttttatcaatTTTAAAGTATTGAGATGATACATTAACATGAGTTTCTTCATAATTCTCACCTCTAGTGTTTAGAGATGCTAGATTCAGTGCTCCAAAAAAGTGCCATCTACAATCTCTACATTTCTGCAGGGAAATCTCAACTCTTATGTTGCTGCTATGTGTATAACAGTAACTTGGACTAAAGAACAATAATGACTTGCATGGTTATGTTGTCGAACAAGGGCCCATTTGTGGGTACCTGTGTAAACAGAGGTGCTGAAGTGTCAACACTTTATGGTGTGTGTTCTCAGACAGAATGGAAAGACCTTAATGAAACAAAGTAATAGGGAAGGTGGGTTGGAAATGACTAATAGGGTGTCTGATGCATGTTTGACTTTCTGACTCTCAAAGAACCCTGCCTAAATTTTGGTACATGAAGCCGGAAGAGACCCCTGTTCAAGGCCCATATGACATTTTAGTGGACATCAGCTGAAAGGGAGGCTGTCCTGTTTAAGCAAGAGGACTTCCAAAAATGTTAACAGGATGGCTTCTAGATAAAACTGGGAAGTACCAGGCAAAAAAAACAAGAGCTGTGAAGCGGTACTGCCATAAACAGATAAAAGtgccttttgttaaaaacagaagattaaaaaaaaaaaaaaaagcagcttttttttctgtcataGAACTTTATCTACTTATGGATAACACATCACATTTACTTTactgcaaaaagaaaattaagcttACAAGCTGCTGCACATATATAGAACTGCAACACATTTTCCACCCAATTTTGGGGTTATTTTCTCTAAGTGGTAGAAAGTAACCGCCAGGACTATTATGTTTTGGAGGCTTCTTAAACAGTGGGGATGGGTCCCTGTTTCAAGTCCAAAGATGCAAATGTAAAGAGTTTTGTAGCAGGTAATACTAGCGTTTAAGAATACTAGCTTACTGAATATCAACCCCTAATTATTTACTTAATCTACTGTACCACCACTAAGCCCATCTCAACGGCTTTTAAGTTAGCAGCCTATCTGTACTTAAATAAATGCTTTCTTCCCAACGAATGAATGTATAAGCCCTCACTTTCTACAAGCACTAAAACTTTACCTTACAAGTGCTAAATGGTGCACTACCCAATTATTCCTTATACACCTTAACTTCTTTTCAATACAGAATagttatttttaactatttatgggtatgacacatatatatacatacatatatatgtgtatatatgtatatgtatatgtgtatatatgtatacgtatatatgtgtatatatgtatacatatacatatatatacatatatatacatatatatacacatacatacacacacacatacacacacacatacacatacatattatatatacactttttaatcggagtatagcataaagttaatgaaacttatgggatattaatctggtcagttaagtagcagagggggttgttaatcagtttcagctgctgtggtgttaatgaaattaacaacagatgcactagagggcaacaatgagatgacccccaaaacaggaatggtttaacaggtggaggccactgacatttttccctcctcatcttttctgactgtttcttcactagttttgcatttggctacagtcagtgtcactactggtagcatgaggcgatacctggaccctacagaggttgcacaggtagtccaacttctccaggatggcacatcaatacgtgtcattgccagaaggtttgctgtgtctcccttcacagtctcaagggcatggaggagattctaggagacaagcagttactttaggagagctggagagggccatagaaggtccataacccatcagcaggaccagtatctgctcctttgggcaaggaggaacaggatgagcactgccagagccctacaaaatgacctccagcaggccactggtgtgaatgtctctgaccaaacaaccagaaagacttcatgagggtgacccaagggccccatgtcctctaatgggccctgagctcactgcccagcagcatgcagctcgattggcattcgccatagaataccagaattggcagatgcaccactggtgccctgtgctttttacagacgagagcaggttcaccctgagcacgtgacagaagtgaaaggatctggagaagccatggagaacagtatgctgcctgtaacatcattcagcatgagcagtttggtagtgggttaatgattgtctggggaggcatatccatggagggtcacacagaccgcttcaggcttgacaaaggcaccttggctgccattaggtatcaggatgaaatccttggacccaggacagtggctcctggtgcacgacaattcctggcgtggtgagagtatgcaggcagttcctggaggatgaaggaattgataccattgactggccaacacactttcctgacctaaatccaatagaacacctctgggacattatgttttggtccatccaatgccaccaggttgcacctcagactgtccaggagctcagtgatgccctggtccagatctgggaggagatcccccacaacaccatctgtcatctcattagaagcatgcactaatgttgtcaggcatgtatacaagaacacaggggccatacaaagtgctgcgtacaattttgagttgctgcaattaaattttggcaaaatggactagcctgccaccattttttcactctgatttttggggcgtctttgaattcagggctctgtaggttgatcattttcatttccatcaaacgatgtggcatcctttcgttcctaacacattacccagtctatatcagtatagatatccaggaggatttctttttcccattgagatctgatgtgttttcaaagtgttcctttaatttttttgagcagttatatatatatattatatacacacacatatacacttaaTGGCATTGTCAGCATCCACAACTACCTTCTGCCCTGCCTCGCAGACACCAATTCTGAATGCAGGTAACAACAATGCAAGAATTAATTTTTCCCCACATGCTTTCCCCAAACATTTAGCTACCTCTGATCCTGTGaaggcaaaaaacacaaaatgaacttCACTGCTCCTTAGCATCAAGCAACCAGAACAATACAACCACTACGTTCATTAATGTAATTGATCCAATTAGAATGGCTTTACAGTTGAAATGTATAAACGATAAAACCAGTGAGTGCATTCAAGTGAGTATTCTAAACATAGAATAGGTGTTTGTTGAGTACAGGACACTGAAAATAGATGGTATTGCCCAGAGGACACATCAGGTGTTCTTGATAGGTATTGGATTTTTTTGTTCCACTGCTAAAAAAGGTGGGTGgcaggggggagagaaagagagatagagagagagagagaaaaaaaagaaacttttgttTGGAAAAACAAATATAGAAAGTCACAGATAGCAAATCATGCAGCTAACAGAAAACGGCAGAGtaagaatttgttattttttgtagaAATGACTACAAATTTTCTTAACGCATTTTctgtaaacaaaaaaagcaatccACTCAAAAAATGAGCTTCATGTGAACAGATTCTGTTCAAAACTGACAAGTGTCTAGCAGCTCATGATTGCAATGCTCAGTACTACTACACATACCATAGCCATACATGATGACGAAAACACTAATCGCCTTTAGGCATGTCTAAAATGcccatttttaattaaagctgtaaataaatgttCTGTGTTTACCAAGTGATAGCACTGACACACATGCAGTCCAATACCTTTCAGTGAAAGTTAAACAGTAAACAACTATTGACAAGTATTAACCATCCATCGAAAGGAATTTCTGAACCCCTTTAATCCTGGTCTGGGCCACTGGGGGTCATCTTAACTTGGAAGTATTGTGGGAAAAATTTCCCAACCCTGGATACAACTAGGCAATACTAGTCCAAACAAAACATAACTCTAGTAGAGTCAAAGaaaatgtcttttgaaaatatatttattggcTAAAGATAATCACAAAATATAGTCATA comes from Polypterus senegalus isolate Bchr_013 chromosome 17, ASM1683550v1, whole genome shotgun sequence and encodes:
- the grb2a gene encoding growth factor receptor-bound protein 2a yields the protein MEAVAKYDFKATADDELSFKRGDILKVLNEECDQNWYKAELNGKDGFIPKNYIEMKAHPWFFGKIPRAKAEEMLNKQRHDGAFLIRESESAPGDFSLSVKFGNDVQHFKVLRDGAGKYFLWVVKFNSLNELVDYHRSTSVSRNQQIFLRDIEQVPQHPTYVQALFDFDPQEDGELGFRRGDFIQVLDNSDPNWWKGACHGLTGMFPRNYVTPVNRNM